A stretch of Pseudolysobacter antarcticus DNA encodes these proteins:
- a CDS encoding YkgJ family cysteine cluster protein — MQTILSGMAGGSRSVAFARMDQRHAFTHQRAAHGRIRTMISSLAATESTEPVLCSNCPAICCQLKVLLLPGDDVPEHYIDIDEHGMEILGKLDDGWCVALDRDNMCCSMYERRPFVCREFAMGETDCRDERANWRRIAISLQP, encoded by the coding sequence ATGCAAACTATTCTATCCGGGATGGCAGGCGGAAGCCGCTCAGTTGCTTTCGCAAGAATGGACCAACGGCATGCATTTACGCATCAACGAGCGGCGCATGGGAGAATACGCACAATGATTTCATCCCTGGCCGCCACCGAATCCACCGAGCCCGTGCTGTGCAGCAACTGCCCGGCGATCTGCTGCCAGCTCAAGGTGCTGCTGCTGCCGGGTGATGATGTGCCCGAGCATTACATCGACATCGATGAGCACGGCATGGAAATCCTCGGCAAGCTCGATGATGGCTGGTGCGTCGCGCTCGACCGCGACAACATGTGCTGCTCGATGTACGAACGGCGGCCGTTCGTCTGCCGCGAATTCGCGATGGGCGAAACCGATTGCCGCGACGAGCGCGCCAACTGGCGACGCATCGCAATCAGCCTGCAGCCGTGA
- a CDS encoding HipA domain-containing protein: protein MPTVAIEEQFRRMVFNIVARNQDDHVKNIAFLMNQRGEWTLAPAFDVTYSYNPSGAWTATHQMTLNGKRDGFTMADVAACAKAAVIKRGRAAIIINEVPAAVRRWPEFAAAARLVDEWRSKIQHTHRLTFPQA from the coding sequence CGGTTGCGATAGAGGAGCAGTTCCGGCGGATGGTTTTCAACATCGTGGCGCGGAACCAGGACGATCACGTCAAGAACATTGCTTTCCTGATGAACCAGCGAGGTGAGTGGACGCTCGCGCCGGCGTTCGATGTGACCTATAGCTATAACCCGTCCGGCGCGTGGACAGCGACGCACCAGATGACGTTGAACGGGAAACGGGACGGCTTCACGATGGCGGACGTTGCAGCCTGCGCGAAAGCGGCGGTGATCAAGCGCGGGCGAGCGGCGATCATCATCAATGAAGTGCCGGCGGCGGTGCGGCGCTGGCCGGAGTTTGCCGCCGCCGCGCGGCTGGTCGACGAATGGCGCAGCAAGATTCAACACACCCACCGGCTGACTTTTCCTCAAGCATAA
- a CDS encoding acyltransferase family protein produces MRRYASVDALRGLTVAAMLLVNDPGDWAHVYAPLEHAEWNGCTFADFIFPFFLFIVGVSIALSLSPRVLAGADTAALRRAVLWRALRIFALGLLLNVIAHWCIDQRDLRFMGVLQRIGLCYAAAGLAAIYLKPRTQWLLFGVLLLGYWALLAWAGPLTFDGNLVARIDTLVLGSTAYLYDTTSGQAHDPEGLLSTFPAIATTLLGMRAGMWLREKNLQRLVDFGVVAMLVGLVWAMIFPFNKQLWTSSFVLWTGGAALLLLALMHWLIDRRGWQAIGRSFGSNAIAAYAGAWLMVCLFELLHVSQPLYRFLFADWMTPYFGAYLPSLSYAIAITTIWWLLMWCCDRRGWHLKI; encoded by the coding sequence ATGCGACGTTACGCATCGGTCGACGCGCTGCGCGGGCTTACCGTCGCGGCGATGTTGCTCGTTAACGATCCCGGCGATTGGGCGCATGTATACGCGCCGCTGGAACACGCGGAATGGAACGGCTGCACGTTCGCCGATTTCATTTTTCCATTTTTTCTGTTCATCGTCGGCGTATCGATTGCGTTGAGTTTGTCGCCGCGTGTGCTGGCCGGCGCGGACACCGCGGCGCTGCGACGTGCTGTGCTCTGGCGCGCGTTGCGCATCTTCGCGCTGGGTCTGCTGTTGAACGTGATCGCGCATTGGTGCATCGATCAACGCGATCTGCGTTTCATGGGCGTGCTGCAACGCATCGGCCTGTGTTATGCCGCCGCCGGACTCGCTGCGATCTATCTGAAACCACGCACGCAATGGCTGCTGTTTGGTGTGCTGCTGCTCGGATATTGGGCGCTGCTGGCATGGGCCGGGCCGCTCACTTTTGATGGCAATCTGGTCGCGCGCATCGATACGCTGGTGCTCGGATCGACTGCGTATTTGTACGATACGACGAGCGGCCAAGCGCACGATCCCGAAGGTCTGTTGAGCACATTCCCGGCGATCGCGACGACCTTGCTCGGCATGCGCGCCGGGATGTGGCTGCGCGAAAAAAATCTGCAGCGTCTTGTGGATTTCGGCGTCGTGGCAATGCTCGTCGGATTGGTCTGGGCGATGATTTTCCCGTTCAATAAACAGCTTTGGACATCGTCGTTTGTGTTGTGGACCGGTGGTGCGGCGCTGCTGCTACTTGCGTTGATGCACTGGCTGATCGATCGTCGCGGCTGGCAGGCGATCGGTCGCAGTTTTGGCAGCAACGCAATTGCGGCGTACGCTGGCGCGTGGCTCATGGTCTGTCTGTTCGAGCTGCTGCATGTCAGCCAGCCGTTGTATCGATTTTTGTTCGCCGACTGGATGACGCCGTATTTTGGCGCGTACCTGCCATCGTTGAGTTACGCGATTGCGATCACCACCATCTGGTGGCTGTTGATGTGGTGCTGTGACCGGCGCGGCTGGCATCTGAAAATCTGA
- a CDS encoding PDZ domain-containing protein: protein MPLRPTIFSRSTALHFLLSSTLLLSACSTIKQVLHEEPTSTTTMAPAPEQGRYEALIGRSADAITELRAAPAPENPEMRDGKNPTSDEQLLGGQGYLRIGNGFYPSTTPEMRGIALHQGQRVGADKILLYVSSGGAAADAGSNTASTLTAAYYVHFKPPFGASFRDLNATEQQALGVSGGVNLGAIIGGTPAASANLLAGDAVLTVDGKPIANKAAFQDLLRANAGKRVTLGISRDGVLITRIVRIGLLPPTTHNH from the coding sequence ATGCCATTACGCCCCACCATTTTTTCGCGCTCGACCGCGTTGCATTTTTTGCTTTCAAGCACGCTGCTGCTCAGCGCGTGTTCGACGATCAAGCAGGTTTTGCACGAGGAACCGACCTCGACCACAACCATGGCGCCCGCGCCTGAACAGGGGCGCTACGAGGCGTTGATCGGCCGGAGCGCAGATGCGATTACCGAACTGCGCGCCGCACCCGCGCCGGAAAATCCCGAGATGCGTGACGGAAAAAATCCGACCTCCGACGAACAGCTACTCGGCGGGCAGGGTTACTTGCGCATCGGCAACGGATTTTATCCGTCGACCACGCCGGAAATGCGCGGCATCGCCTTGCATCAAGGCCAGCGCGTTGGCGCCGACAAAATACTGCTGTACGTTTCCAGCGGCGGTGCGGCTGCGGATGCTGGCAGCAACACCGCGAGCACATTGACCGCTGCGTATTACGTACATTTCAAGCCGCCGTTTGGCGCGAGTTTTCGCGATCTCAATGCGACCGAGCAGCAGGCGCTCGGCGTCAGCGGCGGCGTGAATCTCGGCGCGATCATCGGCGGCACACCCGCGGCGTCCGCGAATCTGCTGGCGGGTGACGCGGTGCTGACAGTCGATGGCAAACCGATCGCTAACAAGGCCGCATTCCAGGATCTGTTGCGCGCGAATGCCGGCAAGCGCGTCACGCTCGGCATCAGTCGCGATGGTGTTTTGATCACGCGCATCGTTCGTATCGGCTTGCTGCCGCCGACCACGCACAATCACTAG
- a CDS encoding GIY-YIG nuclease family protein, producing MAWFVYLIECRDGSIYTGISTDVAARYAKHSSGKGARYTRSHPPLRLLASFAHADRSSAARAECAIKKLSAAEKRIIAAQAG from the coding sequence ATGGCCTGGTTCGTCTACCTGATCGAGTGCCGCGACGGCAGCATTTATACCGGCATCAGCACCGATGTCGCAGCGCGTTACGCCAAGCACAGCAGCGGCAAAGGTGCGCGCTACACCCGCTCGCACCCGCCACTGCGATTGCTCGCGAGCTTCGCCCACGCCGACCGATCCAGCGCCGCCAGGGCCGAATGCGCAATCAAAAAACTGAGCGCCGCCGAGAAGCGGATTATTGCCGCGCAAGCCGGCTGA
- a CDS encoding sensor domain-containing diguanylate cyclase — protein MIKPEKPASEQSRLEVLKRYEILDTLPERAYDDLLTIAAGICGTPMGSVSFVDADRQFFKSRRGLPVSETPRDVAFCAHAIMTPNQMLIVPDARDDLRFHDNPLVTGEPRILFYAGAPLISSEGEATGTLCVMDNQPRKLDAFQQEAMMVLSRQVTALLELRVSYKKLRHHLSEREWYEEQLKSYQDSLEEQNADLIEQTRLDPLTGLSNRRALNLALDAAIQLAATQGSSLAMAIIDIDHFKTINDLHGHPVGDETLVSVARVIHAQRGQHGFTARCGGEEFALLMSHTDAKNAELQCDYIREAVQNLAQGLPVTVSIGVTLFKAGDTAASLYARADEAMYAAKSGGRNRVVLS, from the coding sequence ATGATCAAACCCGAAAAACCTGCGTCCGAACAAAGTCGGCTAGAAGTGCTCAAGCGTTACGAAATTCTCGATACGTTGCCGGAGCGCGCGTACGACGATCTGCTGACGATAGCCGCGGGCATCTGCGGCACGCCGATGGGATCGGTTAGTTTTGTCGATGCGGATCGGCAGTTTTTCAAATCACGACGTGGCCTGCCAGTGTCGGAAACGCCGCGCGATGTAGCGTTTTGTGCTCACGCAATCATGACGCCGAACCAGATGCTGATCGTGCCGGATGCGCGCGATGATTTGCGTTTCCACGACAATCCGTTAGTGACCGGCGAACCACGCATTCTGTTTTATGCGGGCGCGCCGTTGATCAGTTCGGAAGGCGAGGCGACCGGCACTTTGTGCGTGATGGACAACCAGCCACGCAAGCTCGATGCGTTCCAGCAGGAAGCGATGATGGTGCTGTCGCGCCAAGTAACTGCGTTGCTCGAGTTGCGCGTGTCATACAAAAAGTTGCGGCATCACTTGTCCGAACGCGAGTGGTACGAAGAGCAACTCAAGTCGTATCAGGATTCGCTGGAAGAACAAAATGCCGATCTGATCGAGCAGACGCGCCTCGATCCGCTCACAGGATTATCGAATCGACGCGCGTTGAATCTGGCGCTTGATGCAGCGATACAGCTCGCGGCAACACAGGGCAGTTCGCTGGCGATGGCGATCATCGACATTGATCATTTCAAGACGATCAACGATCTGCACGGTCATCCGGTGGGCGATGAAACGCTGGTCTCGGTCGCACGCGTGATCCACGCGCAACGCGGCCAGCACGGATTTACCGCGCGCTGCGGCGGCGAGGAGTTTGCGTTGTTGATGTCGCACACCGACGCAAAAAACGCCGAGCTGCAGTGCGACTACATCCGCGAGGCGGTGCAGAATCTGGCGCAGGGTTTACCGGTGACGGTAAGCATCGGCGTGACGTTGTTCAAAGCCGGCGACACCGCGGCGAGCCTGTATGCGCGCGCCGATGAAGCGATGTACGCGGCCAAGAGTGGTGGGCGCAATCGCGTTGTGCTCAGCTGA
- a CDS encoding TspO/MBR family protein, translated as MPRQWKSLALWLLLSFLVAGVASMFMPDAWYAALQKPEFNPPNWVFAPVWTLLYILMAIAVWRVQRKQQHLSFEIALWLLQLLLNGLWSWLFFGLHRPDLALIDIALLIIVLLTTVLAFARVDRIAAWLLLPYLAWVSFASMLNLSLWQLNP; from the coding sequence ATGCCACGTCAATGGAAAAGCCTCGCTCTCTGGTTGCTGCTGAGCTTTCTGGTCGCCGGCGTCGCTTCAATGTTCATGCCGGATGCGTGGTACGCCGCGCTGCAAAAACCCGAGTTCAATCCGCCGAACTGGGTGTTCGCGCCAGTCTGGACGCTGCTCTACATCCTCATGGCGATCGCGGTATGGCGCGTGCAGCGCAAGCAGCAACATCTCTCGTTTGAAATCGCGCTGTGGCTGTTGCAGCTCTTGTTGAACGGATTGTGGTCGTGGCTATTTTTTGGTCTGCACCGGCCCGATCTTGCGCTGATCGATATCGCTCTGCTGATCATCGTGCTGCTGACCACCGTGCTCGCGTTCGCGCGCGTAGATCGTATCGCGGCGTGGCTGTTGCTGCCTTATCTGGCGTGGGTCAGTTTTGCGAGCATGTTGAACCTGAGCCTATGGCAGCTCAATCCGTAA